The sequence GATCTCACGCTCCGAGAAAACGAGCGTGAGCCGCTGCTCGCGCAAACGTCGGCGAAACGAGGCGATTTCTTCCCGCACAATCCGCGCAATCAGGTCGCGCAGCGTGTACGGCTCGCCGCCCGGCGGCGCCTCCGGCGGGAAGGGCATGAACCAATCGGGCGGAGTGGCTTGAACTCCGTCTTGGGCACGCACGCTAATGGTGATCTGACCAGTCATGGCAAAAGCTAGGTTTCACCATGCCAGTCGCGCATGGCCAGTCAACACCATTCTATGCCGCAGCCATTCTATGAATGCATGTTATGTTGAATTCTGGCATGGTCTGCGTGGTGCGGGGGCTTACCTGCGGTTTACCTGAGGGGAATCTGAACGTTACACGAAATCCGTCCGTTCTTTTTATAACCATCGGTGGCACCGAAGAGTGCAACTGGTATTTCGTTATCGAGCAGCAGAGCGGGACGTTCCACGTTGGAATTGCTGAGGGTGCCATCGGCCCATTTAAATTTGTTTTCGAGCACCTTCGACTGCGCAGCGGCTTCCCACTGCAAGCCGTCTGCCGACTCGAATAATGCGATGCCGCCGGAAGAACCGGTGAATTTACCAACCACATCACGCGCGACCGCATAATAACGGTTACCGTAGCGCTTGCTGTACCAGATGAACGGGTCTTCCGCGAGCATCCAGTGCTTGCTGGTATCGCCTTCGGCCTCGAAAATTCTCCCGGCTTTCTTGATGTAGGGGCCTTCGGGCTTGTCGGCCAAGGCGGCGCCATAGCGCACCTTGCCACCCATCGGCTTGCCCTCAACATACTCTACCGCCTTGTAGATCAATAGAATTCCACCATCCGGTCGCTCGGTGGCACCGGGATTCGTCACACAGAGCGAATCGAACGCACTCTTATCGTCGCTGACATCCACAATCGGCTTGTCGAAACGCTTCCATGGCCCCTCCGGACGATCCGCAACGGCAACGCCAACACGCTGGTTATTGCGGTGCATCGGATACGATTTTCCATCACCGGTGTTGCCCATGTAGAAGAGATAAAACTTGCCGCCTTTCTGCAGGATGTTCGGATTATGAGTGGTGGTGCCATCCCAGAATTCCCTGCCTCGCGCCGGTAAGGCCACATTCACATGCCGATACGGCCCCATGGGCTTATCGGCGACACCATAAGCAATTTCAGAACATATTGCCCAACCGGGAGCAAATCCGTTTGGATTATTGACCGGCCAGCGCGAATAATAAAGATGATATTTGCCGTCGGCGCCCCTGGTCGGCGC comes from Verrucomicrobiota bacterium and encodes:
- a CDS encoding glycoside hydrolase family protein, producing MKKCLIDPRHLLRRDFLRLAGFTASAAFVGLPSRLVAAVTLVSLSDNLNLGAMVQPVPMEAKFSESGYFVWCGAPTRGADGKYHLYYSRWPVNNPNGFAPGWAICSEIAYGVADKPMGPYRHVNVALPARGREFWDGTTTHNPNILQKGGKFYLFYMGNTGDGKSYPMHRNNQRVGVAVADRPEGPWKRFDKPIVDVSDDKSAFDSLCVTNPGATERPDGGILLIYKAVEYVEGKPMGGKVRYGAALADKPEGPYIKKAGRIFEAEGDTSKHWMLAEDPFIWYSKRYGNRYYAVARDVVGKFTGSSGGIALFESADGLQWEAAAQSKVLENKFKWADGTLSNSNVERPALLLDNEIPVALFGATDGYKKNGRISCNVQIPLR